AAAACTGAAGATGGCCTGATGCAGATCAGGCCGAGATACAGGCACAGCGAAAAAAGCTCGTCGTGTGCGTTGTCATTGACGGTGTCCCCAGCCGCTGTTACAATGAAAGGCGAATCGCAGCGGCAAGGGCGAAGGGACAAACGCATAGGTCCGTCGACCATCCACTAGGGGTGCTCCGTTCGGGGCTGAGAGAAGGCGTAGCGCCTTCAACCCTTGGAACCTGACCTGGGTAATGCCAGCGAAGGGAAGTGGGTGGGTCGGGGTACGAATACCGATCGCGTGTTTCGTGCCGCAGACCGCCCGCTTGTCGGGCGGTTTTTTTGTAGGCGGACAAGGAGGGAGAAGGATGGCGACGAGCGCGTGGCTGTGGCAGGAGGCACAGCCGATCTTTGCCCGCATCCTGGACCACCCCTTTGTCCGGGGACTGGGCGACGGCTCGCTTCCGCGGGAAAAATTTCGCTTCTATCTTTGCCAGGATTACGTCTACCTCATCGCCTACTGCCGCGTCTTCGCCTTGGCGGCGGCCAAGGCCGACGACCTGGAAACGATGAGGATGTTCAGCACGCTGCTGGAAGAGACCCTGCACACGGAGATGGACATCCATCGCCAGTACGCGGCCCGGTTCGGCATGGCGCCGGAGGAGCTGGAGCGGACGGAACCGGCGCCGGTGACGGTCAGCTACACGTCGTTTTTGCTCAAAACGGCCTACGCCGGGACCATCGCCGACATCCTGGCCGCCGTGCTGTCGTGCCAGTGGTCGTATCATGAGATCGCCCTGCGGCTCAAAGCGGCTGGAAACAGCCCGGCTGACTCGCCCTACAACGCGTGGATCGACGCGTACGCTTCGGACGAATTCGGACGGCTTGTCCGGTGGCTGCGCGACAAGCTGGATGCCCTGACGGCCCACGCGTCCGAGGCGGAGAAGGCCCGGCTGCGGGACCTCTTTGTCACCGGATTTCGCTTTGAATACCTGTTTTGGGAGATGGCCTGGCAAGAGGCCCGCTGGCCCCTGTGAGTGAGGAGGCGCGCGATGCTGGTTTTTGACGAGGTGTGGTACGCCCACCGCGACGGCAAGCGGATCGTTCCCGTCCTCGAGGGCGTCTCGTTTCGCGTGCACAAAGGGGAGTTTGTCAGCCTCGTGGGCCCGAGCGGGGCGGGAAAGAGCACGATTTTCCAGTTGATTGCCGGCCTGCGCGAAGAAGCTCCTCTTGGAAAAAGAGGGCTTTGCCATCCGCACGATCGACCCGACGCAGTACGGCGTGCCGGACTACTACGAGCTGGTCCTCATCGCCAGCGAACAGACGGTGAAGGAGAAGGCCGAGACGATCCGCAAGTTCTGGCGTGCCGCGCAGAGGGGCCAGCAGTACGTGATGGCGCATCCCGACGAGGGACTGAAGATCCTGCTCGCCCACCAGGAACAGGCGTTCCCCCTCGACGCCGAAGTGGAGAAAAAGAGCCTCCAGATGCTCTTGCCGCGGATGGACGCCGGGGACAAGCTCTTTGGCTGGCAGGATGCGGCGTCCTGGGAGGCGGTGGCGTCTTGGATGCAGAAGAGCGGGCTCATCCGCCAGGCTGTGGCGGGCAAGGACTGCTTTGTGAACGTGACCGAGTGAAGGAGGCGATCGCATGGTACCCCGCGCACTCACCATCGCCGGCTCCGACAGCGGCGGCGGGGCCGGCATTCAGGCCGACCTCAAGACGTTTCAGGAGCTGGGCGCCTTTGGCATGACCGCCCTCACCGCCGTCACGGCGCAAAACACCTTGGGCGTCTCTGGCGTGTGGCCCTTGCCGCCGGACGCGGTGGCCAAGCAGATCGAGGCGGTGGCCACCGACATCGGTGTCGACGCGGCCAAAACGGGGATGCTCTTCGACAGCGCCATCATCGAGGCGGTGGCCGAGGCGGTGCGCCGCCATGGCATCGAGAAGCTGGTCGTCGACCCGGTGATGATCGCCAAGGGCGGCGCGCCGCTCCTGAAGGCGGACGCCGTCGAGGCGCTGCGCCGCCGCTTGCTGCCGCAGGCCCTCCTCGTCACGCCCAACATCCCGGAGGCGGAAGCGTTGACGGGCCTGGCCATCCGCACCCGCGCGGACATGGAAAAGGCGGCGCGGGCCATCGTGGCCATGGGGGCCAAGGCGGTCGTGGTCAAGGGCGGCCACGGCGACGGGGAGACGGCCGACGACCTCTTTTACGACGGCGCGCGCGTTGAGGTCCTCTCCGCGCCGCGCGTGGCCACACGAAACACCCACGGGACGGGATGCACCTTCTCGGCGGCGGTCACCGCGGCGTTGGCCAAGGGCGAGGACCTGCTGGATGCCGTGCGGATCGGGAAGGCGTTCATCACCGCCGCCATTCGCGAAGCCCTCAACCTCGGCGGCGGCCACGGCCCGACGAACCACTGGGCGTATCGGACGAAATCCGGTTCGTGAGGAAAACGGCGCTCCCCGCCGGCCTTCCAATCTGGTACAATGAAACCACACGGCCTTCTCGTCATCCCCTCATGCGAATCTGGTCCCGGGAGGTCTCGGCATGCCGAACACGCAACTCCGCGAGTTTTGCGAGGACACGTACCGACGCCTGCGCCGGGTGTGCGCGGACATCGAGGCGTTCCTCAACAGCACCACCCTTGCGCAGCTGGTCGAAGAGGCCGGGGGCGACCGCGAGGAATACGAGGAGTATTTCCGCCTCTACCTTTCCGATTTGCGGCATCTCTTGGTCAATTGCGAAAACGCCTGTGAGCGGCTGGGCATCGTGCTCCGTCGGGCCAAGTTCAACCCCGAGTTTGCCGAGGAGACGCTGTACAAGGTGTACCACAACTGCGTCGACCTGTTCTATTACCCCAAGGGCGAAGTCTACGCCGAGGACGGGCGTTATTCGTACACCGGGCACGACGCGATCCTCTTCCGCAAGCCGGTCCCGGAACGCCTGAAACGGCTTACCCTTTCGCTGTCCAAAACCTTTGAGTACCTGCGCGACGAGCTGCAGTATTACGAAACCGATTACGTGACGAAAAAGCGGATGCGCTCCACGTCCTGATCCCGCGCATCCGGCGGCCCGGCATCCGGCCGGGTTTTTCCGTTCGAGGAGGTGGGCCCGCTGCGCCTGTTTGTCGCCGTGGAAGTGGACGCGCGCGTGAAGGATCAGGTGCGCGCGTGGCTGCCTGCGCTGCGCGAGGCCTTGCCCTTTGCGCGCTGGGTCCCGGTGGACAACCTGCACGTGACCCTGCATTTTCTGGATGAACAGCCGCCGGCGCGGATCCCCGTGATCGTCGCCGCCATGCAGCGCGTGGGGCGGGAGATCCCGCCCTTTTCCCTGCGGCTCGGGCCGCTCGGCACCTTTTCGCGCCAGGGGGTGCCCGGCGTCCTGTGGGCCGGCGTGGAAGGGGACGTGGCCGTGCTTTGCGACGCGCACCGCCGGCTGGGGGAGGCCTTTCGCGCTTGGGGATACCGTCCCGACCCGCGGCCGTATACGCCCCACCTTACCCTGGCCCGGAACGGAACGCGACCCCTTCGGCCCGACGAGCTGGCCGCCTGCGCGCCGGCGACGCCGATGGCGTGGCGCGTCACGGCCATCGCCTTGTACCGTTCGGAGCTCCATCCCAGCGGCGCGCGGTACACCGTGCTGGCGCGCGCGCCGCTGTGCGGGGGGCAGCGGGATGCCGAGGCATGAGACCCCCACGTGCTGCGTAAGCATGGTTTTGTGGAGGGAACAGGATCTTTCCCGATGCAT
This portion of the Calditerricola satsumensis genome encodes:
- the tenA gene encoding thiaminase II — protein: MATSAWLWQEAQPIFARILDHPFVRGLGDGSLPREKFRFYLCQDYVYLIAYCRVFALAAAKADDLETMRMFSTLLEETLHTEMDIHRQYAARFGMAPEELERTEPAPVTVSYTSFLLKTAYAGTIADILAAVLSCQWSYHEIALRLKAAGNSPADSPYNAWIDAYASDEFGRLVRWLRDKLDALTAHASEAEKARLRDLFVTGFRFEYLFWEMAWQEARWPL
- a CDS encoding ABC transporter substrate-binding protein; the encoded protein is MPACAKKLLLEKEGFAIRTIDPTQYGVPDYYELVLIASEQTVKEKAETIRKFWRAAQRGQQYVMAHPDEGLKILLAHQEQAFPLDAEVEKKSLQMLLPRMDAGDKLFGWQDAASWEAVASWMQKSGLIRQAVAGKDCFVNVTE
- the thiD gene encoding bifunctional hydroxymethylpyrimidine kinase/phosphomethylpyrimidine kinase, which produces MVPRALTIAGSDSGGGAGIQADLKTFQELGAFGMTALTAVTAQNTLGVSGVWPLPPDAVAKQIEAVATDIGVDAAKTGMLFDSAIIEAVAEAVRRHGIEKLVVDPVMIAKGGAPLLKADAVEALRRRLLPQALLVTPNIPEAEALTGLAIRTRADMEKAARAIVAMGAKAVVVKGGHGDGETADDLFYDGARVEVLSAPRVATRNTHGTGCTFSAAVTAALAKGEDLLDAVRIGKAFITAAIREALNLGGGHGPTNHWAYRTKSGS
- a CDS encoding DUF3907 family protein encodes the protein MPNTQLREFCEDTYRRLRRVCADIEAFLNSTTLAQLVEEAGGDREEYEEYFRLYLSDLRHLLVNCENACERLGIVLRRAKFNPEFAEETLYKVYHNCVDLFYYPKGEVYAEDGRYSYTGHDAILFRKPVPERLKRLTLSLSKTFEYLRDELQYYETDYVTKKRMRSTS
- the thpR gene encoding RNA 2',3'-cyclic phosphodiesterase, translating into MGPLRLFVAVEVDARVKDQVRAWLPALREALPFARWVPVDNLHVTLHFLDEQPPARIPVIVAAMQRVGREIPPFSLRLGPLGTFSRQGVPGVLWAGVEGDVAVLCDAHRRLGEAFRAWGYRPDPRPYTPHLTLARNGTRPLRPDELAACAPATPMAWRVTAIALYRSELHPSGARYTVLARAPLCGGQRDAEA